In Prunus dulcis chromosome 1, ALMONDv2, whole genome shotgun sequence, the following are encoded in one genomic region:
- the LOC117629362 gene encoding uncharacterized protein LOC117629362, translating into MAATSRGFASHLDFKLRRLAFHPRPHSSTSNGGLEELRKRRRFSLRGNRRGVSRISCCCSDSVVPIRSGKNAEKAEERRFDSKKRPPRAGVQASAALPFFASSSSSSSSAAQSHFLSRQEKNYPRCTPRNSGPQSRDTPPKRDTGIANEKDWGISLLTENVNESGTNEDGSTWYRESGEDIGDNGYRCRWTRMGGTSHDASSQWKETWWEKSDWTGYKELGVEKSGRNAQGDSWWETWQEVLHQDEWSNLARIERSAQKQAKSGTENAGWYEKWWEKYDAKGWTEKGAHKYGRLNEQSWWEKWGEHYDGRGSVLKWTDKWAETELGTKWGDKWEEKFFSGIGSRQGETWHVSPSGERWSRTWGEEHFGNGKVHKYGKSTTGESWDIVVDEETYYEAEPHYGWADVVGDSSQLLSIKPRERPPGVYPNLEFGSTPPPADEPPEEFSPQ; encoded by the exons ATGGCGGCCACTTCTAGAGGGTTCGCTTCTCACCTCGATTTCAAGCTCCGCCGCCTGGCTTTCCATCCGCGCCCTCACTCTAGTACCAGCAATGGCGGCTTAGAGGAGCTGAGGAAGCGGAGGAGGTTCAGCCTTCGGGGGAACCGACGCGGAGTCAGTCGAATCAGTTGCTGCTGCTCAGACTCGGTTGTTCCGATTCGCTCCGGAAAGAACGCCGAGAAGGCGGAAGAGCGGCGGTTCGATTCGAAGAAAAGGCCTCCTAGAGCTGGAGTGCAAGCCTCTGCTGCATTGCCCTTCTTTGCTTCGTCGTcctcgtcttcttcttctgctgctCA ATCTCATTTTTTGTCCAGACAAGAGAAAAATTACCCCCGCTGTACCCCTAGAAACTCTGGTCCACAATCTCGTGACACTCCACCCAAACGAG ATACTGGTATTGCCAATGAGAAGGACTGGGGCATCAGCTTGTTAACCGAAAATGTAAACGAGTCTGGGACTAATGAAGATGGCAGTACATGGTATCGAGAAAGTGGGGAGGACATTGGCGACAACGGATACAGATGTAGGTGGACAAGGATGGGCGGTACCTCCCATGATGCTTCTTCACAATGGAAAGAAACG TGGTGGGAGAAAAGTGACTGGACCGGATACAAAGAGCTAG GTGTGGAGAAATCTGGTAGAAATGCTCAAGGCGATTCATGGTGGGAAACTTGGCAAGAAGTTCTTCATCAAGATGAATGGAG TAACCTAGCAAGGATTGAGAGAAGTGCACAGAAACAAGCAAAATCAGGCACTGAGAATGCTGGATGGTATGAGAAATG GTGGGAGAAATATGACGCTAAAGGCTGGACTGAGAAAGGAGCACACAAATATGGTAGACTCAATGAGCAGTCGTGGTGGGAGAAGTGGGGAGAGCATTATGACGGAAGGGGATCTGTTCTCAAATG GACTGATAAATGGGCTGAGACTGAACTTggaaccaaatggggagacaAGTGGGAAGAGAAGTTCTTTTCTGGAATAGGTTCGCGACAAGGGGAGACATGGCACGTATCTCCTAGTGGTGAAC GTTGGTCAAGGACATGGGGAGAAGAGCACTTCGGAAATGG TAAGGTGCACAAATATGGGAAAAGCACAACAGGTGAAAGCTGGGATATTGTTGTGGATGAGGAGACCTATTACGA GGCTGAGCCGCATTACGGATGGGCAGATGTTGTTGGCGATTCTAGCCAGTTGCTTTCAATTAAACCTCGAGAAAGGCCACCTGGCGTCTACCCTAACCTTGAGTTTGGATCAACGCCACCTCCAGCTGATGAACCACCAGAGGAATTTTCTCCACAATGA
- the LOC117613103 gene encoding O-fucosyltransferase 16 produces MAFHFQRRRLHYYHCFRFLLPLISAISGALLILFALLLVLAPSPSPLDVNHLHQPRHQHSSSSFNVGVDDDAIGVPVFRVPSRGGRSDRDIWTSRNSNFYYGCSNATHKFPNVDEITPPNRYLAIATSGGLNQQRTGITDAVVAARILNASLVVPKLDQKSFWKDASNFSEIFDVDWFISFLSKDVKIIKQLPRRGKGGKAWTPSTMRVPRKCSERCYQNRVLPVLLKRHAVQLNKFDYRLANKLSTDLQKLRCRVNYHALKFTDPIQKMAKKLVHRMRMRSKHYIALHLRYEPDMLAFSGCYYGGGDKERKELGAIRRRWKTLHISNPDKPRRHGRCPLTPEEVGLMLRALGYGSDVHIYVASGEVYGGEETLAPLKALFPNFYSKDTIATKEELEPFYSFSSRMAALDFIVCDESDVFVTNNNGNMAKILAGRRRYFGHKPTIRPNAKKLYRLFLSKENMTWGAFASSVRTYQRGFMGEPNEVRPGRGSFHENPHTCICEDSQAKVKRDVGPRKYGKGINETRRDEVESDAQNVEDDPEWPDTDEDEDQSGPLDNDMFNRTGVDYDAVSSEEPELEELLSD; encoded by the exons ATGGCCTTTCATTTTCAACGCCGCCGCCTCCACTACTACCACTGCTTTCGCTTTCTTCTTCCCCTCATTTCCGCCATCTCCGGAGCCCTTCTCATCCTCTTCGCTCTTCTCTTGGTTCTtgctccttctccttctcctctcGATGTCAATCACCTCCATCAACCACGTCACCAACACTCTTCCTCTTCG tTCAATGTTGGCGTGGACGATGATGCGATTGGAGTTCCAGTCTTTCGTGTTCCG AGCCGTGGAGGGAGATCAGATCGCGATATTTGGACTTCTAGGAATTCAAACTTCTACTATGGATGCAGCAATGCCACCCACAAGTTTCCAA ATGTTGATGAAATTACACCTCCTAATAGGTACTTGGCAATTGCAACCAGTGGAGGTTTGAATCAACAAAGAACTGGG ATTACAGATGCCGTTGTTGCTGCTCGTATACTGAATGCTAGTCTTGTTGTTCCAAAGTTGGACCAGAAGTCTTTCTGGAAGGATGCGAG TAACTTTTCAGAGATCTTTGATGTTGATTGGTTTATATCTTTTCTATCAAAAGATGTTAAAATCATTAAGCAGCTCCCCAGAAGGGGAAAGGGAGGTAAAGCGTGGACACCATCAACTATGCGTGTCCCAAGGAAGTGTAGTGAAAGATGTTATCAGAATCGTGTATTACCTGTTCTTTTGAAAAGGCAT GCTGTTCAGCTCAACAAGTTTGACTACAGACTTGCAAACAAGTTGAGTACAGATCTTCAAAAATTAAGATGTAGAGTAAACTACCATGCTTTAAAGTTTACTGACCCAATACAGAAAATGGCTAAAAAGTTGGTTCATCGAATGAGGATGAGAAGCAAGCATTATATTGCATTGCACCTGAG GTATGAACCTGATATGCTTGCATTCTCAGGATGTTATTATGGTGGAGGAGATAAGGAAAGGAAAGAACTGGGTGCAATACGAAGGAGGTGGAAGACTTTACAT ATAAGCAATCCTGATAAGCCAAGGAGGCATGGGAGATGTCCACTTACTCCAGAAGAAGTTGGTCTGATGTTGAGAGCACTGGGTTATGGCAGTGATGTTCATATCTATGTGGCATCAGGAGAAGTGTATGGAGGAGAAGAAACATTGGCACCCCTTAAGGCACTATTCCCCAACTTTTATTCGAAAGATACAATAGCAACGAAGGAGGAACTGGAAccattttattcattttcttctcgCATGGCTGCACTTGACTTTATAGTTTGCGATGAAAGTGATGTCTTTGTCACCAACAACAATGGTAATATGGCTAAAATATTAGCCGGACGAAG GAGATATTTTGGACATAAGCCTACTATTCGTCCGAATGCTAAAAAACTCTACCGGTTGTTCCTAAGCAAAGAGAACATGACCTGGGGAGCTTTCGCTTCTAGCGTTCGTACTTACCAGAGAGGCTTTATGGGCGAGCCAAATGAAGTGAGGCCAGGCAGGGGTAGCTTTCATGAGAACCCACACACCTGCATATGTGAAGATTCGCAGGCCAAGGTCAAGAGGGATGTGGGACCAAGAAAATATGGTAAGGGTATTAATGAAACAAGAAGAGATGAAGTAGAATCTGATGCCCAAAACGTGGAAGATGATCCAGAATGGCCTGATActgatgaggatgaggatcAAAGTGGCCCTCTGGACAATGATATGTTTAACAGAACAGGTGTGGATTATGATGCTGTCAGCTCCGAGGAACCTGAATTGGAGGAGTTGCTTTCGGATTAG